In Quadrisphaera sp. DSM 44207, one DNA window encodes the following:
- a CDS encoding UPF0182 family protein, producing the protein MTFQPPPRPSRPASAPARGGRRILLPTLLVVGAIVIGVSLLSQVGTEVLWYRQLGFDEVYTTRLLTQALLFLGAGLLMAGGVAASLSIAYRTRPVYAPVTQAAQNLDRYRESLEPLRRVVLVVLPAVLGLFAGSAAASAWQTVLLWLNATPFGTADPEFGLDVGFFVFTLPFLRFLLGLLTAVVLLSGLAGAATHYLYGGLRLQGPGPRTTRAARVHLSVLGGALVLLQAGSYWLDRYSTLTNSGTRFDGATYTDVHVVIPARAVLAIIALLCAVLFFLTAATGNWRFPVGGIALLVVSAIVGAGVLPALVQRFQVRPSEPTFEAPYIERNIEATRAAFDVGDVQTTPYTPEATAEAGALAEDAQTAASIRLLDPAIVSPTFRQLQQIRQYYGFPDALDVDRYDLGGETQDTVIAVRELDLAGLSDQNSWNNRHAIYTHGYGVVAAYGNQRSPNGEPAFFQQGIPSTGELGEYEPRIYFGERSPEFSIVGAPSEAAPRELDYPDDEAPSGQRNYTYQGEGGPSVGNLLTQLMYAVKFRDQNILLSDAVNPQSQILYDRSPRERVEKVAPFLTLDGDPYPAVVDGRVLWIVDGYTTSSAYPYSQDQVLGNVTADTVTQNASSVAALQQREVNYIRNSVKATVDAYSGEVTLYAWDEQDPVLASWRKVFPDAFAPVEEVDDALMAHLRYPEDLFKVQRAVLSSYHVTEPGAFYSRSDFWQVPDDPTAGNEVAQPPYYLTLQMPEQEAPSFSLSSTFIPEATQGNERNVLTGFLAVDADAGSTGGDPRDGYGQLRLLTLPRNTTVSGPGQVQNEFNANPTVSQELNLLRQGAAEVANGNLLTLPVGGGLLYVQPVYVESSGDTQVPLLQRVLVSFGGQIGFAETLDEALDQVFGGDSGAEAGDAGASGQDGAAPAPEPAAPPAEEAAPSPDATTPAPSPTTPAPAGSDLATALQEADQALRDGQDALSRGDFAAYGEAQDRLQAALQRALEAEAAAAQG; encoded by the coding sequence GTGACGTTCCAGCCCCCGCCCCGCCCCAGCCGGCCGGCGTCGGCCCCCGCCCGCGGGGGGCGGCGGATCCTGCTGCCGACCCTGCTCGTGGTCGGCGCGATCGTCATCGGGGTCAGCCTGCTCTCGCAGGTCGGCACCGAGGTCCTCTGGTACCGCCAGCTGGGCTTCGACGAGGTCTACACCACGCGCCTGCTCACGCAGGCGCTGCTCTTCCTCGGCGCGGGCCTGCTCATGGCCGGCGGCGTGGCCGCGAGCCTGTCGATCGCCTACCGGACCCGGCCCGTCTACGCCCCCGTCACCCAGGCCGCGCAGAACCTCGACCGCTACCGCGAGAGCCTGGAGCCGCTGCGGCGCGTCGTGCTCGTCGTCCTGCCCGCCGTCCTGGGCCTGTTCGCCGGCTCCGCGGCCGCGAGCGCCTGGCAGACGGTCCTGCTGTGGCTCAACGCCACGCCCTTCGGCACCGCCGACCCGGAGTTCGGCCTGGACGTCGGCTTCTTCGTCTTCACGCTGCCGTTCCTGCGCTTCCTGCTCGGCCTGCTCACGGCCGTCGTGCTGCTCTCGGGCCTGGCCGGCGCGGCGACGCACTACCTGTACGGCGGCCTGCGCCTGCAGGGCCCCGGCCCGCGCACGACGAGGGCGGCGCGGGTGCACCTGTCCGTGCTCGGCGGCGCGCTCGTGCTGCTGCAGGCGGGCTCGTACTGGCTGGACCGGTACTCGACGCTGACCAACAGCGGCACGCGCTTCGACGGCGCGACGTACACGGACGTCCACGTCGTCATCCCCGCCCGCGCCGTGCTGGCCATCATCGCGCTGCTGTGCGCGGTGCTGTTCTTCCTCACCGCGGCCACGGGCAACTGGCGCTTCCCGGTCGGCGGCATCGCGCTGCTCGTCGTCTCCGCGATCGTCGGGGCGGGCGTGCTGCCGGCGCTGGTGCAGCGCTTCCAGGTGCGCCCGAGCGAGCCCACGTTCGAGGCGCCGTACATCGAGCGCAACATCGAGGCGACGCGCGCGGCGTTCGACGTGGGGGACGTGCAGACCACCCCCTACACCCCGGAGGCCACGGCCGAGGCCGGGGCGCTGGCCGAGGACGCGCAGACCGCCGCGAGCATCCGCCTGCTCGACCCGGCGATCGTCAGCCCGACCTTCCGCCAGCTGCAGCAGATCCGGCAGTACTACGGCTTCCCGGACGCCCTGGACGTCGACCGCTACGACCTCGGCGGCGAGACCCAGGACACGGTGATCGCGGTGCGCGAGCTGGACCTGGCCGGGCTGTCGGACCAGAACAGCTGGAACAACCGGCACGCGATCTACACCCACGGGTACGGCGTCGTCGCCGCCTACGGCAACCAGCGCAGCCCCAACGGCGAGCCTGCCTTCTTCCAGCAGGGGATCCCGTCGACCGGGGAGCTGGGCGAGTACGAGCCGCGGATCTACTTCGGCGAGCGCTCCCCGGAGTTCTCGATCGTCGGGGCGCCGTCCGAGGCCGCGCCGCGCGAGCTGGACTACCCGGACGACGAGGCGCCGAGCGGCCAGCGCAACTACACCTACCAGGGCGAGGGCGGGCCGTCGGTGGGCAACCTGCTCACCCAGCTGATGTACGCGGTGAAGTTCCGCGACCAGAACATCCTGCTCTCCGACGCCGTGAACCCGCAGTCGCAGATCCTCTACGACCGCAGCCCGCGCGAGCGCGTGGAGAAGGTCGCGCCGTTCCTGACCCTGGACGGCGACCCGTACCCGGCCGTCGTCGACGGGCGCGTGCTGTGGATCGTCGACGGCTACACGACCTCCAGCGCCTACCCGTACTCCCAGGACCAGGTGCTCGGCAACGTCACCGCCGACACCGTGACGCAGAACGCCAGCTCCGTGGCGGCGCTGCAGCAGCGCGAGGTCAACTACATCCGCAACTCGGTCAAGGCGACGGTGGACGCCTACAGCGGAGAGGTCACCCTCTACGCCTGGGACGAGCAGGACCCGGTGCTCGCCTCGTGGCGCAAGGTCTTCCCCGACGCCTTCGCGCCGGTCGAGGAGGTCGACGACGCGCTCATGGCGCACCTGCGCTACCCCGAGGACCTGTTCAAGGTGCAGCGGGCGGTGCTGTCCTCCTACCACGTCACCGAGCCGGGGGCGTTCTACTCCCGCTCCGACTTCTGGCAGGTCCCGGACGACCCGACGGCCGGCAACGAGGTCGCCCAGCCGCCGTACTACCTGACCCTGCAGATGCCCGAGCAGGAGGCGCCGTCGTTCTCCCTGAGCTCGACGTTCATCCCCGAGGCGACCCAGGGCAACGAGCGCAACGTGCTCACCGGGTTCCTCGCCGTCGACGCCGACGCCGGCTCCACGGGCGGGGACCCGCGGGACGGCTACGGCCAGCTGCGCCTGCTCACGCTGCCCCGCAACACCACGGTCAGCGGCCCTGGCCAGGTGCAGAACGAGTTCAACGCCAACCCGACCGTCTCCCAGGAGCTGAACCTGCTGCGCCAGGGCGCGGCCGAGGTCGCCAACGGCAACCTGCTCACCCTGCCCGTCGGCGGCGGCCTGCTGTACGTGCAGCCGGTGTACGTCGAGAGCTCCGGCGACACGCAGGTGCCGCTGCTGCAGCGGGTGCTGGTCAGCTTCGGCGGGCAGATCGGCTTCGCCGAGACCCTCGACGAGGCCCTCGACCAGGTCTTCGGCGGCGACTCCGGAGCGGAGGCCGGTGACGCCGGTGCGAGCGGCCAGGACGGCGCCGCGCCGGCGCCGGAGCCCGCCGCGCCCCCGGCCGAGGAGGCGGCGCCGAGCCCGGACGCCACCACCCCGGCGCCCTCGCCGACCACGCCGGCCCCGGCCGGCAGCGACCTGGCCACCGCGCTGCAGGAGGCCGACCAGGCCCTGCGCGACGGGCAGGACGCGCTCTCGCGCGGCGACTTCGCCGCCTACGGCGAGGCGCAGGACCGCCTGCAGGCCGCGCTGCAGCGGGCGCTGGAGGCGGAGGCCGCGGCCGCGCAGGGCTGA
- a CDS encoding PDZ domain-containing protein, producing MSAPPPAGTAAPQAPGAGEEARERSGRLADAVQPRTLAAVVCGGLLVVLLSALSFLPVPYAVESPGPVHDTLGAIDGVPLIEVSGAPTYPTQGSLALTTVRVAGGPGRRVDLAQVVRGWLDPARAVLPEQVVFPAGTTEEGVEQRNAEEMTTSQENATAAALAALGTPVPTTLEVAGFSEGAPAAAQLRRGDVLTAVDGRPVADLGALRDALQAGPAGRTAAVGVVRDGQPLQVPVTTLAGADGAVLLGVLVDPAFDFPVDVTIQADRIGGPSAGMVFALGIVDLLTPGAMTGGAAIAGTGTIDSTGAVGRIGGIQQKMVGAERAGAAAFLAPRANCPDVVGSAPEGLQVVAVSTLEEARAAVEAIGRGEGQDLPGCTADAAAVS from the coding sequence GTGAGCGCGCCGCCGCCGGCGGGCACCGCTGCGCCGCAGGCCCCCGGCGCGGGCGAGGAGGCGCGCGAGCGCTCCGGGCGGCTCGCGGACGCCGTCCAGCCGCGCACCCTCGCCGCCGTGGTGTGCGGCGGCCTGCTCGTCGTCCTGCTCTCGGCGCTGTCCTTCCTGCCGGTGCCCTACGCCGTCGAGAGCCCGGGGCCGGTGCACGACACCCTCGGGGCGATCGACGGCGTGCCGCTGATCGAGGTCTCCGGCGCGCCGACCTACCCGACGCAGGGGTCGCTGGCGCTGACGACCGTGCGCGTGGCCGGCGGCCCGGGACGGCGCGTGGACCTGGCGCAGGTGGTGCGCGGCTGGCTCGACCCGGCCCGCGCGGTGCTGCCGGAGCAGGTGGTCTTCCCGGCGGGCACCACCGAGGAGGGCGTGGAGCAGCGCAACGCCGAGGAGATGACGACCTCCCAGGAGAACGCGACCGCCGCCGCGCTCGCCGCCCTCGGCACCCCGGTGCCGACGACCCTGGAGGTCGCGGGCTTCTCCGAGGGCGCCCCGGCGGCCGCGCAGCTGCGGCGCGGGGACGTCCTCACGGCCGTCGACGGGCGCCCCGTGGCCGACCTGGGGGCGCTGCGCGACGCCCTGCAGGCGGGCCCGGCCGGGCGCACCGCGGCGGTCGGGGTGGTGCGCGACGGCCAGCCGCTGCAGGTGCCGGTGACCACCCTGGCCGGGGCGGACGGCGCGGTGCTGCTCGGCGTCCTCGTCGACCCGGCGTTCGACTTCCCCGTCGACGTGACGATCCAGGCCGACCGGATCGGCGGGCCGAGCGCGGGCATGGTCTTCGCGCTGGGGATCGTCGACCTGCTCACGCCGGGGGCCATGACCGGCGGGGCCGCGATCGCGGGCACGGGCACGATCGACTCCACCGGCGCGGTCGGCCGCATCGGCGGGATCCAGCAGAAGATGGTCGGCGCCGAGCGCGCGGGCGCCGCCGCCTTCCTCGCCCCGCGCGCCAACTGCCCGGACGTCGTCGGCAGCGCGCCCGAGGGCCTGCAGGTCGTGGCCGTCAGCACGCTGGAGGAGGCCCGCGCGGCGGTCGAGGCGATCGGTCGCGGTGAGGGGCAGGACCTGCCCGGCTGCACGGCGGACGCCGCCGCTGTCTCGTGA
- a CDS encoding NAD-dependent epimerase/dehydratase family protein: MVGRRPGDDAPPAGPAAPGARDAADAAVVAVTGTGPGAEAVVRALAAAEDVGRVVAVRPQDAGPGGGPDGSPGDQPGAGPGVTAASGDVRRVAADLTSPAVVEALRGADVVVHVAADTDLAAVLGLGHAERRRRVVATAQAVVTAAAAAGARRLVAVTSAMVHGASPDAPIPLPEDAPLLAAPDDGTVGDLLAVEEVLERARGAHPGLRVAVLRPAALAGPGVDTVITRHFEAPRLLTLRDSPSVWQFCHVQDLASAVVTAVRADLSGPLTVGSTGVMTQAVLERSSGMRRVELPSRLALATAERLQRAGVLPMPAGDLAYVVHPWVVSSRRLLEAGWRPEHDNEDCLREVLESARARRAAAAGGHGARDAALGAAGAAVALVGTAALVRQTRARRARP, from the coding sequence GTGGTCGGTCGCCGGCCCGGCGACGACGCCCCGCCCGCCGGACCGGCCGCGCCGGGGGCGCGCGACGCGGCGGACGCGGCGGTCGTCGCCGTCACGGGCACCGGCCCGGGGGCCGAGGCGGTCGTGCGGGCCCTCGCGGCCGCCGAGGACGTCGGGCGCGTCGTGGCGGTGCGACCCCAGGACGCCGGCCCCGGTGGCGGCCCCGACGGCAGCCCCGGTGACCAGCCCGGCGCCGGCCCCGGCGTGACCGCGGCGTCCGGGGACGTGCGCCGGGTCGCCGCCGACCTGACGTCCCCGGCGGTGGTCGAGGCGCTGCGCGGCGCCGACGTCGTGGTGCACGTCGCCGCGGACACCGACCTGGCCGCCGTCCTCGGGCTCGGCCACGCCGAGCGGCGGCGCCGCGTGGTGGCGACCGCGCAGGCCGTGGTCACGGCGGCCGCCGCCGCGGGCGCGCGCCGGCTGGTCGCGGTCACGAGCGCGATGGTCCACGGCGCCTCCCCGGACGCGCCCATCCCGCTGCCCGAGGACGCGCCCCTGCTGGCGGCGCCGGACGACGGCACGGTCGGGGACCTGCTGGCCGTCGAGGAGGTCCTCGAGCGCGCCCGGGGCGCGCACCCGGGCCTGCGGGTCGCGGTGCTGCGCCCGGCGGCGCTCGCCGGGCCCGGCGTGGACACCGTCATCACGCGCCACTTCGAGGCGCCGCGGCTGCTGACGCTGCGCGACAGCCCCTCGGTGTGGCAGTTCTGCCACGTGCAGGACCTGGCGAGCGCCGTCGTCACCGCCGTCCGCGCGGACCTGTCGGGGCCGCTGACGGTGGGCAGCACCGGCGTGATGACGCAGGCGGTGCTCGAGCGCTCCTCCGGCATGCGGCGCGTGGAACTGCCGAGCCGCCTGGCGCTGGCCACGGCCGAGAGGCTGCAGCGCGCGGGCGTGCTGCCCATGCCCGCGGGCGACCTCGCCTACGTCGTGCACCCGTGGGTGGTCTCCTCCCGGCGGCTGCTGGAGGCGGGGTGGCGCCCCGAGCACGACAACGAGGACTGCCTGCGCGAGGTCCTCGAGTCCGCCCGGGCCCGCCGAGCCGCGGCCGCCGGCGGCCACGGCGCCCGCGACGCCGCGCTCGGCGCCGCCGGGGCCGCGGTGGCGCTGGTCGGCACGGCGGCCCTGGTGCGCCAGACCCGCGCGCGGCGGGCGCGCCCGTGA
- a CDS encoding zinc-dependent metalloprotease encodes MGGLGDLGALGGPGGIDPAQLFQQLSSDPAALQQVLASVQRLLSSSGEGPVNWDLARDLARQTAVAGGDPSPGEAARREVTEALRLADLWLDAVTDLPSGAAGDEAWSRSEWVEATLPTWRRLAEPVAVAVADAVAAAMADQAPEEMRAFIAGAGAVMRSVGGAVFGMQLGQAVGGLAREVVSATDVGLPLTDGSVLALVPASTAAFAEGLEVPLAEVRLFLAAREAAHARLFAHVPWLRAHLLGAVEAYARGITIDTGRIEEAVRSVDPTDPQALQSALSSGLFDLQRTPAQQAALDRLETALALVEGWVDELVDAAVRRQLPQAGALREAVRRRRAAGGPAEHVLASLVGLELRPRRLRDAARLWAVLEQGRGAAGRDAVWAHPDLLPTAADLDDPEGFARRRTDAEASSADVDAALERLLEEDGGPGEQR; translated from the coding sequence CTGGGTGGGCTGGGCGACCTGGGCGCGCTGGGCGGGCCCGGGGGGATCGACCCCGCGCAGCTCTTCCAGCAGCTGTCCTCCGACCCGGCGGCGCTGCAGCAGGTGCTGGCCTCGGTGCAGCGGCTGCTGTCGAGCTCCGGCGAGGGCCCGGTCAACTGGGACCTCGCGCGCGACCTGGCCCGCCAGACCGCCGTCGCCGGCGGCGACCCGAGCCCCGGGGAGGCCGCCCGGCGCGAGGTGACGGAGGCGCTGCGCCTGGCCGACCTGTGGCTCGACGCCGTCACCGACCTGCCCTCCGGGGCGGCGGGCGACGAGGCGTGGTCCCGCTCGGAGTGGGTGGAGGCGACGCTGCCCACCTGGCGCCGCCTGGCCGAGCCCGTGGCGGTGGCCGTGGCGGACGCTGTGGCCGCCGCCATGGCCGACCAGGCGCCGGAGGAGATGCGGGCGTTCATCGCCGGCGCCGGCGCGGTGATGCGCTCGGTCGGCGGCGCGGTCTTCGGCATGCAGCTCGGCCAGGCGGTCGGCGGGCTCGCGCGCGAGGTGGTCTCGGCCACCGACGTCGGGCTGCCCCTGACCGACGGCTCGGTCCTCGCGCTCGTGCCCGCCAGCACCGCCGCCTTCGCGGAGGGCCTGGAGGTGCCGCTCGCCGAGGTGCGCCTCTTCCTCGCCGCGCGCGAGGCCGCCCACGCGCGCCTGTTCGCTCACGTGCCGTGGCTGCGCGCCCACCTGCTCGGCGCCGTCGAGGCGTACGCGCGCGGCATCACGATCGACACCGGCCGCATCGAGGAGGCCGTGCGCTCGGTGGACCCCACCGACCCGCAGGCGCTGCAGTCGGCCCTGTCGTCGGGGCTGTTCGACCTGCAGCGCACCCCGGCCCAGCAGGCGGCGCTGGACCGGCTGGAGACGGCGCTCGCCCTCGTCGAGGGCTGGGTGGACGAGCTGGTCGACGCCGCGGTGCGCCGGCAGCTGCCGCAGGCGGGCGCGCTGCGCGAGGCGGTGCGCCGCCGCCGCGCCGCGGGCGGCCCGGCCGAGCACGTGCTCGCCAGCCTCGTCGGCCTGGAGCTGCGACCCCGGCGGCTGCGCGACGCGGCCCGGCTGTGGGCGGTGCTCGAGCAGGGGCGCGGCGCGGCCGGCCGGGACGCCGTGTGGGCGCACCCGGACCTGCTGCCCACCGCGGCGGACCTGGACGACCCGGAGGGCTTCGCCCGCCGCCGCACCGACGCCGAGGCGTCCTCCGCCGACGTCGACGCCGCCCTGGAGCGGCTGCTCGAGGAGGACGGCGGCCCCGGCGAGCAGCGGTGA
- a CDS encoding NUDIX domain-containing protein, whose product MTGAAGPAEPAGAAPGSAAHADAGALLAAWRAPDAAQERLRRAYLDHLAAHPDALDRGGPPAHLTASCLVLDEDGEHALLVLHRKGRFWVQPGGHVEADDPGLAAAALREAAEETGLPAPGGLRLRLRGAPADLDRHVLPGAFGRCREHLDVAFLATAPRAVRPAVSDESEEAAWWPLADLPPGVVPDLPPRLRRAAALLGPEPPSPELPSPEPPSPEPPSPERAAGS is encoded by the coding sequence GTGACCGGCGCCGCGGGGCCGGCGGAGCCCGCGGGGGCGGCGCCGGGCTCCGCCGCGCACGCCGACGCCGGAGCGCTGCTCGCGGCCTGGCGCGCGCCGGACGCCGCGCAGGAGCGCCTGCGCCGGGCGTACCTGGACCACCTGGCCGCCCACCCCGACGCCCTCGACCGCGGCGGGCCCCCGGCGCACCTGACGGCGTCGTGCCTCGTGCTCGACGAGGACGGCGAGCACGCGCTGCTCGTGCTGCACCGCAAGGGCCGGTTCTGGGTGCAGCCCGGCGGCCACGTCGAGGCCGACGACCCCGGGCTCGCGGCGGCCGCGCTGCGCGAGGCCGCGGAGGAGACGGGCCTGCCCGCGCCCGGCGGGCTGCGGTTGCGCCTGCGCGGGGCACCGGCCGACCTGGACCGGCACGTCCTGCCCGGCGCCTTCGGGCGCTGCCGGGAGCACCTCGACGTCGCGTTCCTGGCGACGGCGCCGCGCGCGGTGCGCCCCGCCGTCAGCGACGAGAGCGAGGAGGCGGCCTGGTGGCCCCTGGCCGACCTGCCGCCGGGCGTCGTGCCGGACCTGCCGCCCCGCCTGCGCCGCGCGGCGGCGCTGCTGGGCCCGGAGCCGCCCAGCCCGGAGCTGCCCAGCCCGGAGCCGCCCAGCCCGGAGCCGCCCAGCCCGGAGCGGGCCGCCGGCTCCTGA
- a CDS encoding M48 family metallopeptidase: protein MAARTARTARTAHADPGGAPGPGAGARVDVRRSQRRTRTVTAYRDGGTLVVCIPASFTGAEERAWVDRMVTRLAAQDQRRRPSDEALGRRADELSARYLGGRARPTAVRWVANQTARWGSTTSGEGTIRLSDRLQGLPPWVVDYVLVHELAHLIEPGHGDRFWELVSAYPRAERARGYLEGFAAARDLPLADVDDEVHEDAGPRPQDDPPRAR, encoded by the coding sequence ATGGCGGCGCGGACGGCGCGGACGGCGCGGACGGCGCACGCGGACCCGGGGGGTGCGCCCGGCCCTGGTGCGGGGGCGCGCGTGGATGTGCGGCGCAGCCAGCGCCGCACCCGCACGGTCACCGCCTACCGCGACGGCGGCACCCTCGTCGTGTGCATCCCGGCGAGCTTCACCGGGGCCGAGGAGCGGGCGTGGGTCGACCGCATGGTCACCCGCCTCGCCGCGCAGGACCAGCGGCGCCGGCCCAGCGACGAGGCCCTGGGGCGGCGGGCCGACGAGCTGTCCGCGCGCTACCTGGGCGGGCGGGCGCGCCCGACGGCGGTGCGCTGGGTGGCCAACCAGACCGCGCGGTGGGGCTCCACGACCAGCGGGGAGGGCACCATCCGGCTCTCCGACCGGCTCCAGGGCCTGCCGCCGTGGGTCGTGGACTACGTCCTCGTGCACGAGCTGGCCCACCTGATCGAGCCCGGACACGGGGACCGGTTCTGGGAGCTCGTCAGCGCCTACCCGCGGGCCGAGCGCGCCCGCGGCTACCTGGAGGGCTTCGCCGCGGCGCGCGACCTGCCCCTGGCCGACGTGGACGACGAGGTGCACGAGGACGCCGGCCCCCGTCCCCAGGACGACCCGCCGCGCGCGCGGTGA
- a CDS encoding DUF5679 domain-containing protein produces the protein MAETYKGEFYCVKCKEKREAEGDVVETNGRRMAKGKCPVCGTNLNRILGKA, from the coding sequence GTGGCCGAGACGTACAAGGGCGAGTTCTACTGCGTCAAGTGCAAGGAGAAGCGCGAGGCCGAGGGCGACGTCGTCGAGACCAACGGCCGCCGCATGGCCAAGGGCAAGTGCCCGGTGTGCGGCACGAACCTGAACCGGATCCTCGGCAAGGCCTGA